One genomic region from Hemiscyllium ocellatum isolate sHemOce1 chromosome 13, sHemOce1.pat.X.cur, whole genome shotgun sequence encodes:
- the LOC132821433 gene encoding G-protein coupled receptor 171-like, which produces MSSVPNRSHTPCVINNNMEPFTYFYYLIFLIGIIGSCIALWSFISQRKARKCLNIYLINLLTADFLLSLALPFKIIVDLGVAPWGLKIFHCQVTACLIYVNMYSSIIFLGFVSIDRYIHLSGNSRFQRIQEPGFAKMMSLVIWGMVLLLMVPNMAIPIKTIEPKPLLKCAEIKITLGLHWHVLTNFICIAIFMNVSAMMLTSNFLVVKKLYKNKDREMQKDVQQTLRHVFILTGIYIICFVPYHIVRTPYTLSQYKPVGDCTVQRSWFLAKECTFLLAVLNLCLDPILYFYLCKSFRSKITQTFGLAKEMKHKKREAEQAANETNLTLCN; this is translated from the coding sequence ATGAGTTCTGTGCCAAACCGTTCCCATACACCATGTGTAATCAATAATAATATGGAACCTTTTACTTATTTTTATTACTTAATCTTTCTGATTGGTATTATTGGGAGTTGCATCGCACTTTGGTCATTCATAAGCCAAAGGAAAGCCAGAAAATGCCTCAACATCTACTTAATTAACCTGCTGACTGCCGATTTCCTACTGAGtctggctctgccattcaaaataaTTGTTGACCTGGGAGTTGCTCCATGGggtttgaaaatcttccactgtcAGGTTACAGCGTGCCTCATCTATGTAAATATGTATTCATCGATTATTTTCCTGGGCTTCGTTAGCATAGATCGATATATTCACCTCTCAGGAAACTCGAGATTCCAAAGGATTCAAGAGCCAGGTTTTGCAAAAATGATGTCTCTGGTCATTTGGGGAATGGTCCTGCTGCTGATGGTGCCTAATATGGCAATCCCCATCAAAACCATAGAGCCAAAACCTCTTCTCAAGTGTGCAGAGATCAAAATTACACTGGGGTTGCACTGGCATGTCCTTACCAATTTTATCTGCATTGCAATATTCATGAACGTTTCGGCGATGATGCTGACCTCCAACTTCCTTGTGGTGAAGAAACTGTACAAAAACAAGGACAGAGAAATGCAGAAAGATGTCCAGCAAACTCTGAGGCATGTTTTCATACTGACTGGCATCTACATAATTTGTTTTGTCCCATATCACATTGTTCGGACTCCGTACACGCTCAGTCAGTACAAGCCGGTGGGAGACTGCACTGTGCAGCGATCCTGGTTTCTGGCAAAGGAATGCACCTTCCTCCTGGCCGtcctcaatctctgccttgaccCCATTTTGTATTTTTACCTCTGCAAATCATTCCGGTCAAAAATTACTCAAACGTTTGGATTGGCCAAAGAGATGAAACACAAGAaaagggaggctgaacaggcagcaaATGAGACCAACTTGACATTGTGTAATTAA